A window from Nomascus leucogenys isolate Asia chromosome 24, Asia_NLE_v1, whole genome shotgun sequence encodes these proteins:
- the HTR1D gene encoding 5-hydroxytryptamine receptor 1D, translated as MSPLNQSAEGLPQEASNRSLNATETPEAWDPRTLQALKISLAMVLSIITLATVLSNAFVLTTILLTRKLHTPANYLIGSLATTDLLVSILVMPISIAYTITHTWNFGQILCDIWLSSDITCCTASILHLCVIALDRYWAITDPLEYSKRRTAGHAATMIAIVWAISICISIPPLFWRQAKAQEEMSDCLVNTSQISYTIYSTCGAFYVPSVLLIILYGRIYRAARNRILNPPSLYGKRFTTAHLITGSAGSSLCSLNPSLHEGHSHSAGSPLFFNHVKIKLADSALERKRISAARERKATKTLGIILGAFIICWLPFFVVSLVLPICRDSCWIHPALFDFFTWLGYLNSLINPIIYTVFNEEFRQAFQKVVPFRKAS; from the coding sequence ATGTCCCCACTGAACCAGTCAGCAGAAGGCCTTCCCCAGGAGGCCTCCAACAGATCCCTGAATGCCACAGAAACCCCAGAGGCTTGGGATCCCAGGACCCTCCAGGCGCTCAAGATCTCCCTTGCCATGGTCCTTTCCATCATCACACTGGCCACAGTCCTCTCCAACGCCTTTGTACTCACCACCATCTTACTCACCAGGAAGCTCCACACCCCTGCCAACTACCTGATTGGCTCCCTGGCCACCACTGACCTCTTGGTTTCCATCTTGGTCATGCCCATCAGCATCGCCTATACCATCACCCACACCTGGAACTTTGGCCAAATCTTGTGTGACATCTGGCTGTCTTCTGACATCACGTGCTGCACAGCCTCCATCCTGCATCTGTGTGTCATTGCTCTGGACAGGTACTGGGCAATCACGGATCCCCTGGAGTACAGTAAACGCAGGACGGCTGGCCACGCGGCCACCATGATCGCCATCGTCTGGGCCATCTCCATCTGCATCTCCATCCCCCCGCTCTTCTGGCGGCAGGCCAAGGCCCAGGAGGAGATGTCGGACTGCCTGGTGAACACCTCTCAGATCTCCTACACCATCTACTCCACCTGTGGGGCCTTCTACGTTCCCTCAGTGTTGCTCATCATCCTATATGGCCGGATATACCGGGCTGCCCGGAACCGCATCCTGAATCCGCCCTCACTCTATGGGAAGCGCTTCACCACGGCCCACCTCATCACAGGCTCTGCAGGGTCCTCGCTCTGCTCGCTCAACCCCAGCCTCCATGAGGGGCACTCGCACTCGGCTGGCTCCCCTCTCTTTTTCAACCACGTGAAAATCAAGCTTGCTGATAGTGCCCTGGAACGCAAGAGGATTTCCGCTGCTCGAGAAAGGAAAGCCACTAAAACCCTGGGCATCATTCTGGGGGCCTTTATCATCTGCTGGCTGCCCTTCTTCGTGGTGTCTCTGGTCCTTCCCATCTGCCGGGACTCCTGCTGGATCCACCCGGCGCTCTTTGACTTCTTCACCTGGCTAGGCTATTTAAACTCCCTCATCAATCCAATAATCTACACTGTGTTTAATGAAGAGTTTCGGCAAGCTTTTCAGAAAGTTGTTCCTTTCCGGAAGGCCTCCTAG